A genomic segment from Methanolobus zinderi encodes:
- a CDS encoding lectin like domain-containing protein: MNTATCMAQPDSGDELLAVTNSDVNSSKDQSSPQFFIAPVNPAFVEYQKELEESQGEQSSENRQLNTLSYDVLNKSINHEDQVLSNNASVLLDPQIADDPTYKSGLQPSPIDFSYLSPVDIDQLLADENYPMAFSTAGIEPAAETFPSRFDLREQGGVTGVRDQAFAGTCWAHGSLGSLESYLLYSNSENWDFSENHMKNTLVSSYQDGFDQSSPDEGGTSLKALAYFARWDGPVTESDDPYNDLSPASSSDVVVAKHVQETLILPSLNQSFDLYKWIIMNYGAVSIAMYEDDDHFYNEENSTYYFYEESLPLTHGITLVGWDDDFDRNRFTPAAPGDGAYIIKNSWGDNWGEEGYFYISYYDTSVGITEFKNKKSYAPMSNFLFTAENISNYDHIYQYDPLGWSSNIGIGTNTVIGANIFTAESDETLEAVSFYTTDSNSFYNISIYLDPEDGPINTSGPVSVKNGSEAFAGYHTVNLDTDISLSAGQNFSVVIFFTTPEYTYPVAIESPLSGYSSINIRSEPGQSYASADGVEWTDLSLYNSNVCIKAFTTEDRGPEAGFVADKRYVHVNEPVNFHDASLFSPESWEWDFGNNSTSTEQNPSHTYSSTGIYNVSLNTSNEFGSNVTTRSSFIQVLNTTITVNSSGNADFTHIQDAIVAASEGDTIIVEPGTYTERLSFRKDNLTLRSSTGNPADVNIISSNPDKNDPSNFAVFMMADNITLQGVTVSGGYYGVFPQLSNNCSIIDCRMVNNSLSGLFIYDSYNNTILNCTMDNNTAGLYISDSANNYFVNNSMFGNIRNCALISHKDIIDTSNTVEGKPIYYLSGVSDVVIDRDSNAGLVHLADCSNITVKDIDVEKNFYGIYLHNTSNSKIINSTSSKNIRGVHLEYSTNNTVFNCSLENSSSYGISLTESNDNLIYNNYFNSDDNVLISGTLSNRWNIPVTPGRNIIGGDYIGGNYWAKPDGTGWSQVNSSIGDGFCHPYNLSADGSNTDHLPLTLNTDPLSGSENNANVDSVSQGDGEGVNIRRTTLAFYDSNIISVESDMRFIGQGTEVNYEFNEKENPVTHIRFQAKTTEGYVVADVSRLDGPHEGTYSQPSGHVYQNLEITLGDTGLGSSGFMDEAVIGFNVPGDWMESNNIDESTIRLEHYTNDRWEKLSTEKVRESDGLLYFEAVTKGFSPFAICADTVEMSDEIDVSLSGDNGLKPQSEDKEIKNGSRYGNIYALSFLLFIVFISSVLIYRRYRKQDE; the protein is encoded by the coding sequence ATGAATACTGCAACTTGTATGGCACAGCCTGATTCAGGAGATGAGTTGCTTGCAGTAACTAACTCAGATGTCAACTCCAGCAAAGATCAATCATCTCCTCAATTTTTTATTGCACCCGTTAATCCTGCATTCGTTGAGTACCAGAAAGAACTTGAAGAGAGTCAGGGTGAACAATCTTCCGAAAATAGGCAATTGAATACTTTGTCCTACGACGTTCTTAATAAATCTATCAATCATGAAGATCAGGTACTATCGAATAATGCCAGCGTTCTGCTTGATCCACAGATTGCGGATGATCCGACTTATAAATCGGGTCTCCAGCCTTCTCCAATAGATTTTTCCTATTTGTCTCCTGTTGACATTGATCAGTTACTGGCTGACGAAAATTATCCCATGGCATTTTCCACAGCAGGTATTGAACCAGCCGCTGAAACTTTCCCTTCACGCTTTGACCTTCGCGAACAGGGTGGTGTGACAGGAGTACGTGATCAGGCATTTGCAGGAACTTGTTGGGCACATGGCTCCCTTGGTTCATTGGAATCATACCTCCTATATAGTAATTCAGAGAACTGGGATTTTTCTGAAAATCACATGAAGAATACATTGGTATCTTCCTATCAGGATGGTTTTGATCAGTCCTCTCCTGATGAAGGTGGCACCTCTCTGAAAGCGCTCGCATATTTTGCAAGGTGGGACGGCCCGGTCACCGAGTCCGATGATCCTTACAACGATCTGTCACCCGCTTCATCCTCTGACGTGGTCGTTGCAAAACATGTTCAGGAAACCTTAATACTTCCTTCTTTGAATCAATCGTTTGATCTCTATAAGTGGATAATAATGAACTATGGAGCTGTTTCAATAGCCATGTATGAGGACGACGATCACTTTTATAACGAAGAAAACAGCACTTACTATTTTTATGAAGAAAGTCTACCATTGACACATGGTATAACGCTGGTTGGCTGGGATGATGATTTTGACAGGAACAGGTTCACTCCGGCAGCTCCGGGAGATGGAGCATACATAATCAAGAATTCCTGGGGGGATAACTGGGGAGAAGAAGGTTATTTCTATATTTCATATTATGATACATCGGTAGGTATCACTGAATTTAAAAATAAAAAGTCATATGCACCGATGAGTAATTTCCTGTTCACGGCAGAAAACATCAGCAACTATGATCATATCTATCAGTATGATCCGCTTGGATGGAGTTCAAACATTGGAATAGGCACCAACACAGTAATAGGAGCCAATATCTTCACAGCAGAATCAGACGAAACGCTTGAAGCTGTGAGTTTCTATACAACTGACTCCAACTCTTTCTACAACATTTCTATCTACCTGGATCCAGAAGATGGTCCGATCAATACTTCCGGTCCTGTAAGTGTGAAAAATGGAAGCGAAGCTTTTGCAGGATATCACACCGTAAACCTTGATACTGATATTTCACTTTCTGCCGGCCAGAATTTTTCCGTTGTTATCTTTTTCACAACACCTGAGTACACTTATCCTGTTGCAATTGAATCTCCACTATCAGGCTATAGTAGTATCAATATACGTTCTGAACCTGGTCAGAGTTATGCCAGTGCTGATGGTGTGGAATGGACAGACCTGTCACTATATAATTCAAATGTATGTATCAAAGCCTTTACCACAGAGGATAGAGGACCCGAAGCAGGTTTTGTTGCTGACAAGAGGTATGTCCATGTGAATGAACCCGTTAATTTCCATGATGCAAGTCTTTTCTCGCCCGAATCATGGGAATGGGATTTCGGAAACAATTCCACGTCAACTGAACAGAATCCTTCACACACCTATTCCAGTACGGGAATATACAATGTTTCTCTGAATACATCAAATGAATTTGGCAGTAATGTCACAACAAGAAGTTCCTTTATCCAGGTACTGAATACAACGATCACTGTAAACAGCAGCGGAAATGCTGACTTCACGCACATTCAGGATGCCATTGTTGCAGCATCTGAAGGTGATACTATAATTGTTGAACCTGGAACATATACCGAAAGGCTCAGTTTCAGGAAAGATAATCTCACTCTCAGGTCATCCACAGGCAATCCTGCAGATGTAAATATAATTTCCTCAAACCCTGACAAAAATGATCCTTCCAACTTTGCTGTCTTTATGATGGCAGATAATATTACTCTCCAGGGTGTTACGGTTTCAGGCGGTTACTATGGGGTATTTCCCCAGCTATCGAATAATTGTAGTATCATCGATTGCAGGATGGTCAATAATTCTTTATCCGGTTTGTTCATTTATGATTCATACAATAACACTATTCTAAATTGCACTATGGATAACAACACAGCCGGATTATACATATCAGATTCAGCTAATAATTATTTCGTAAACAATTCAATGTTTGGGAATATACGTAACTGCGCACTGATTTCACATAAAGATATTATTGATACCAGTAACACAGTTGAAGGCAAACCTATTTACTACCTTTCGGGAGTATCGGATGTGGTAATAGATCGGGATTCGAACGCCGGACTGGTGCACCTTGCTGATTGTTCAAATATTACAGTAAAAGATATCGACGTGGAAAAAAACTTCTATGGTATATATCTCCACAATACTAGCAATAGTAAGATCATAAACAGTACGTCTTCTAAAAACATCCGTGGTGTTCATCTGGAGTATTCCACAAACAATACAGTCTTCAATTGTTCTTTAGAAAACAGTTCTAGCTACGGAATCTCACTTACTGAAAGTAATGATAACCTAATCTATAACAATTATTTCAATAGTGATGATAACGTTCTGATCTCAGGCACTCTCTCCAATCGGTGGAACATTCCAGTGACTCCGGGTCGCAATATAATTGGTGGAGATTACATTGGAGGTAATTACTGGGCAAAACCAGACGGAACCGGCTGGAGCCAGGTAAATTCTTCTATTGGCGATGGGTTCTGTCATCCTTATAATTTAAGTGCTGACGGCTCTAACACTGATCACCTTCCACTTACACTTAATACTGATCCGCTTTCAGGTAGCGAGAACAATGCTAATGTTGACTCTGTCAGCCAGGGTGATGGTGAAGGAGTAAACATCCGCAGGACCACTCTCGCTTTTTACGATAGCAATATCATCTCAGTAGAATCTGATATGAGATTTATTGGTCAGGGTACTGAAGTGAACTATGAGTTCAATGAAAAAGAAAATCCAGTCACACATATACGTTTTCAGGCGAAGACAACTGAAGGATATGTAGTAGCGGATGTAAGCAGACTGGATGGTCCTCATGAAGGTACTTACAGCCAGCCTTCAGGTCATGTATATCAGAATCTGGAGATTACTTTGGGAGATACGGGTCTTGGATCATCCGGTTTCATGGATGAGGCTGTAATTGGTTTCAATGTTCCCGGAGACTGGATGGAGTCAAATAACATCGATGAGAGCACTATTCGTCTGGAACATTATACAAACGATAGATGGGAAAAGCTTTCAACCGAAAAGGTCCGTGAAAGTGATGGGCTACTTTATTTCGAAGCTGTAACAAAAGGTTTTTCGCCATTTGCTATTTGTGCAGATACAGTTGAAATGAGTGATGAAATAGACGTATCCCTGTCCGGTGACAATGGCCTGAAACCCCAAAGTGAAGATAAAGAAATCAAAAACGGCAGCAGATATGGTAATATTTATGCTTTGTCGTTCCTGCTATTTATTGTGTTCATCTCTTCGGTTCTAATCTATCGCCGATACAGAAAACAGGATGAATGA
- a CDS encoding lectin like domain-containing protein produces MHAAPLNSAFIEYQNELKEDQPEQLYSFSHNLTPESVDHEEWALLTNNNSLYEVQISDDNVYPSGLHPSPVDLSYLSPVNMEELLADGKYGDMPSSMAISTLSEEIYPSRYDLRDEGTVTEVKFQGTAGSCWAHASLASLESFLLRKNSEYRDFSENNLKNRLVIYEPDGFDRISHDAWGASLPAVAYLARWDGPVTESDDPYNDISPISSSEAVVAKHVQEVLILPDLNHSDDLFKWAISNYGAITVAMHEDSDFLNKDNNTYYCYEEDVERNHAVSLVGWDDDFDRNSFTPDAPGDGAYIIKNSWSDNWGEDGYFYISYYDSILGNNGALYSNGPYLMNTVITAENVSNYDNIYQYDPFGWCLNYGYGYGYTTATAANIFKAASNETLEAVSFYTVDSNSFYNISIYLDPENGPINFSGPVSVKNGSMPIAGYHTVDLDTNFSLSTGQNFSVVITFTTPEYDYPVAVETNIPTYSSNAYAEAGESYLSFDGITWTDVSEQGMNICIKAFTKEDKEPEASFVAGKRYVHVDDPIYFYDASRFSPDFWQWDFGDNSTSTVQHPSHSYAEPGLYNVSLNASNGFGNNITTRKSFIQVLNTTITVNSSGNADFTTIRDALTAASEGDSIIVEPGTYYEQLRIAKDNITLRSSTNNPADVRIISSNSNHTEKENYAVYLTADNVTFQGFTVSGAYRGIYLSDSNECNISDSMVSGCYQGMRLSNSNLCNISNSSFSGCYVGIHLSDSEDCSIIDCITDNNLYTGLYIYESFNNSILNCTIEDNTDYGLQLWYSENNSFANNSISGSIYNCLLYSHNNVIDTSNTVEGKPIYYLSGVSDIVIDRDSNAGLVHLIDCSNITVKDTEIQNNFYGIHFYNTTKSTIANCTLSTNADAIYLFASHNNTIYNSTLANSIHYGISLRESNDNLIYNNLLNSSHNFKISGILHNQWNISVTSGTNIIGGDYIGGNYWAKPNGTGWSQVNTSIGDGFCLPYNLSADGSNIDYLPLTSNAELPSSSENSGTVDIDEDDGVHLRRNNYKLAEANIVLKDSDIRFVSRDTEVRYEFTDEANPVNQIRFEAKTTEGYVVADVSKLDSPHEGLSGKPSGEVYQNLEITVGDEKLGSSDFMEEAVIGFSVSIEWIESHDIDVDTIRLEHYSGDMWEKLPTTKVGEDTGRMYFESKTTSFSPFAICADTTAMPDETSMELSFTEGADSKTIPDKGDKYPFGTHTKDNYRLLPVFVFIVLALSLLVYYRHKKNS; encoded by the coding sequence TTGCATGCTGCACCCCTCAATTCTGCTTTTATTGAATATCAGAACGAACTTAAAGAAGATCAGCCTGAACAATTGTACTCATTTTCACATAACCTTACTCCTGAATCTGTCGATCATGAAGAGTGGGCACTACTGACCAATAATAATAGCCTTTATGAAGTTCAGATATCAGACGATAATGTATATCCTTCGGGACTTCATCCCTCTCCTGTAGACCTTTCCTATCTCTCTCCCGTCAATATGGAAGAATTACTGGCAGATGGGAAATATGGCGATATGCCTTCTTCAATGGCAATAAGTACTCTTTCAGAGGAAATCTATCCTTCCCGGTATGATCTGAGGGACGAGGGAACTGTCACGGAAGTAAAGTTTCAGGGAACCGCCGGTAGTTGCTGGGCTCATGCATCGCTTGCTTCACTTGAATCATTCCTGCTAAGAAAGAATTCTGAGTACCGGGACTTTTCCGAGAACAATCTTAAAAACAGGTTAGTGATCTATGAACCGGATGGTTTTGACCGTATCTCTCATGATGCATGGGGAGCCAGTCTTCCGGCTGTTGCATATCTTGCCAGATGGGATGGTCCGGTTACCGAGTCAGATGATCCCTACAACGATATATCACCCATTTCATCCTCTGAGGCTGTTGTAGCGAAACACGTTCAGGAAGTCTTAATCCTGCCGGATCTAAATCACTCTGATGACCTTTTCAAATGGGCGATAAGCAACTATGGTGCAATTACAGTAGCCATGCACGAAGATAGTGATTTTTTAAACAAAGATAATAATACATATTATTGCTACGAAGAGGATGTAGAACGAAACCATGCTGTAAGTCTTGTTGGCTGGGATGATGATTTTGACAGGAACAGTTTTACTCCTGATGCACCGGGAGACGGTGCATACATAATCAAGAATTCCTGGAGTGATAACTGGGGTGAAGATGGATACTTCTATATCTCCTATTATGATTCAATTCTGGGAAATAACGGTGCTCTTTACAGCAATGGTCCATATTTGATGAATACTGTGATCACTGCAGAAAATGTCAGCAACTATGACAATATCTACCAGTACGACCCTTTTGGATGGTGTCTCAACTACGGTTATGGTTATGGCTATACTACAGCAACAGCAGCCAATATTTTCAAAGCAGCATCGAATGAAACCCTTGAAGCTGTAAGTTTCTATACAGTTGATTCAAATTCATTTTACAATATCTCAATCTACCTTGATCCTGAAAATGGTCCGATCAATTTTTCCGGTCCGGTGTCAGTGAAGAACGGAAGTATGCCAATAGCGGGTTATCACACTGTGGATCTTGATACCAATTTTTCACTCTCAACAGGTCAGAATTTTTCGGTTGTCATCACTTTCACAACACCGGAATATGACTATCCTGTAGCAGTTGAAACTAATATTCCCACTTATAGCAGCAATGCATATGCAGAGGCAGGAGAAAGCTATCTCAGCTTTGATGGAATCACATGGACAGATGTTTCTGAACAAGGTATGAATATATGCATTAAGGCTTTCACAAAAGAAGATAAAGAGCCTGAAGCAAGCTTTGTTGCAGGCAAAAGGTATGTTCATGTGGACGATCCGATTTATTTTTATGATGCGAGTCGTTTCTCACCTGACTTCTGGCAATGGGATTTCGGGGATAATTCCACATCAACAGTACAGCATCCTTCCCACTCCTATGCAGAACCGGGGTTATACAATGTTTCCCTGAATGCATCAAATGGCTTTGGTAACAATATTACAACAAGAAAATCATTCATCCAGGTGTTGAATACCACGATCACAGTCAACAGTAGCGGAAATGCTGATTTTACTACTATTCGGGATGCTCTGACTGCAGCTTCGGAAGGAGATTCTATAATAGTCGAACCCGGGACCTACTATGAGCAGCTAAGGATCGCCAAGGACAATATCACTCTCAGGTCATCCACAAATAATCCTGCAGATGTAAGGATTATATCTTCAAACTCTAACCACACTGAGAAAGAGAATTATGCAGTCTATTTAACGGCAGATAATGTAACTTTCCAGGGTTTTACGGTTTCAGGTGCTTATCGAGGTATCTATCTTTCTGATTCAAACGAGTGTAATATAAGTGACAGCATGGTTTCAGGCTGTTACCAGGGAATGAGATTATCCAATTCGAATCTGTGCAATATAAGTAACAGCAGTTTTTCCGGTTGCTATGTAGGGATACATCTCTCTGATTCTGAAGATTGTAGCATTATTGACTGCATTACGGATAATAACCTTTACACCGGCCTGTACATTTATGAATCGTTTAACAACAGTATTCTGAATTGTACAATCGAGGACAATACAGATTATGGTTTGCAGTTGTGGTATTCGGAGAACAACAGTTTTGCGAACAATTCAATTTCAGGAAGCATCTATAATTGCCTGCTCTATTCACATAACAATGTTATCGATACCAGCAATACTGTGGAAGGTAAGCCGATTTATTATCTCTCTGGAGTATCAGACATCGTTATAGATAGGGATTCGAATGCCGGATTGGTGCATCTCATCGATTGCTCTAATATCACGGTAAAAGATACCGAAATTCAAAATAACTTCTACGGCATCCATTTTTACAATACTACTAAAAGTACTATCGCAAACTGTACGCTAAGTACCAATGCAGATGCCATCTATCTTTTTGCTTCACACAACAATACAATATACAATTCCACACTAGCCAATAGTATCCACTACGGAATTTCATTAAGAGAAAGTAATGATAACCTTATTTATAACAACCTTTTGAACAGCAGCCATAATTTCAAAATCTCAGGTATTCTGCACAATCAATGGAATATCTCAGTGACGTCAGGAACCAATATCATTGGTGGAGATTATATTGGTGGTAATTACTGGGCAAAACCCAACGGAACCGGGTGGAGTCAGGTCAATACTTCTATTGGCGATGGATTCTGTCTGCCTTATAATTTGAGTGCTGACGGCTCTAACATCGATTATCTTCCGTTAACATCTAATGCTGAATTACCGTCGAGTAGTGAAAATTCGGGTACAGTAGATATTGATGAGGATGATGGTGTACATTTAAGAAGAAACAACTACAAACTAGCCGAAGCAAATATTGTTTTGAAAGATTCTGATATACGGTTTGTAAGTAGGGACACTGAAGTAAGATATGAATTCACCGATGAGGCCAATCCGGTAAACCAGATACGCTTTGAGGCAAAGACCACAGAAGGCTATGTAGTGGCTGATGTGAGCAAACTGGATAGTCCTCATGAAGGTCTCTCCGGAAAACCCTCAGGTGAGGTCTACCAGAATCTTGAGATTACAGTCGGTGATGAGAAACTCGGATCATCGGATTTCATGGAAGAGGCTGTAATAGGTTTTAGTGTATCGATAGAGTGGATCGAGTCGCATGATATTGATGTTGATACGATTCGCCTGGAACACTATTCTGGTGATATGTGGGAAAAATTACCCACAACTAAGGTCGGTGAAGATACTGGCAGAATGTATTTCGAATCAAAGACGACATCTTTCTCACCTTTTGCAATCTGTGCTGATACAACTGCTATGCCAGATGAAACATCTATGGAACTGTCATTTACCGAAGGTGCCGATTCGAAGACAATACCGGATAAAGGAGATAAATATCCCTTCGGAACTCACACAAAGGATAACTACCGACTGCTTCCAGTCTTTGTATTCATTGTACTTGCGTTATCGTTACTTGTCTATTATCGGCATAAAAAAAATAGTTAA
- a CDS encoding NCS2 family permease, producing MANILENYFNLKERGTDIKTEITAGVVTFMTVAYIIVVNPAILEAAGIPFGASMVATILSAAFGTLIMGVYAKKPLAIAPYMGENAFVAYTVVGVLGYSWQTALGAVFISGVIFTLLTISGLRNRMIDAVPDNLKYSFAAGIGLFITFIGLVNAGIVSLGVEVAPLHVGSLNTAPVALALFGFLLISLLMVKRVKGSILIGIIITAVLGFVSGVAPAPESIVSMPPSIDPIFLQLDITGALTWGFFAVILTMFTMDLMDTMGTLVGVSFKAGFTDEQGNIENMDKPFLADALATVFASLAGTTTTGTYIESATGIEEGGRTGLTALVVALLFTLGLFFYPLFSSIPTAATSPALIIVGLLMMGSITKIDMNDFTEMIPAMAVIILMSFTYNLGVGLSAGFVLFPILKVIDGKSSEVKPIAWGLFVLCSLFFIFYPY from the coding sequence ATGGCAAATATACTGGAAAATTATTTTAACCTAAAAGAGCGCGGAACTGACATAAAGACCGAAATAACGGCTGGCGTTGTCACTTTCATGACAGTGGCTTACATAATCGTTGTCAATCCGGCCATTCTTGAAGCTGCGGGAATACCCTTTGGTGCATCCATGGTGGCAACTATACTGTCTGCTGCCTTTGGAACTCTTATAATGGGGGTATATGCAAAGAAACCACTTGCCATAGCTCCGTATATGGGTGAGAATGCCTTTGTTGCATACACTGTTGTGGGTGTTCTTGGCTATTCGTGGCAGACTGCCCTGGGTGCGGTGTTCATCAGCGGTGTGATCTTCACACTGCTCACAATTTCAGGACTCAGAAATAGGATGATTGATGCTGTCCCGGATAACCTCAAATACAGCTTTGCGGCCGGTATCGGTCTGTTCATCACTTTTATCGGTCTTGTGAATGCAGGTATAGTTTCACTTGGAGTAGAAGTTGCTCCTTTGCATGTGGGAAGTCTGAATACAGCTCCCGTGGCTCTGGCGTTGTTCGGTTTTCTTCTTATAAGCCTTCTTATGGTAAAGAGGGTAAAAGGTTCTATACTGATCGGGATAATAATTACGGCGGTTCTTGGATTTGTTTCCGGTGTTGCCCCTGCTCCCGAAAGTATTGTCAGTATGCCCCCAAGTATTGATCCCATCTTCCTTCAGCTTGACATCACCGGTGCTCTTACATGGGGATTCTTTGCTGTGATCCTGACCATGTTCACTATGGATCTGATGGACACCATGGGAACCCTTGTAGGTGTTTCCTTTAAAGCCGGTTTTACTGATGAACAGGGAAATATCGAAAACATGGACAAGCCCTTCCTTGCAGATGCTCTTGCAACGGTATTTGCTTCACTGGCGGGTACGACCACTACCGGTACTTACATTGAGTCTGCCACAGGTATTGAAGAAGGAGGAAGGACAGGACTCACAGCTCTTGTTGTTGCACTGCTTTTCACTCTTGGCCTCTTCTTCTATCCTCTCTTCTCGTCGATACCCACGGCTGCCACATCTCCAGCCCTGATAATCGTGGGTCTTCTTATGATGGGTTCGATAACGAAGATCGACATGAATGATTTCACGGAAATGATCCCTGCAATGGCGGTAATAATTCTCATGAGCTTTACGTATAATCTTGGAGTAGGCCTTTCTGCCGGTTTTGTCCTGTTTCCGATACTTAAGGTCATAGATGGTAAAAGCAGCGAAGTAAAACCAATAGCCTGGGGATTGTTCGTCCTGTGCTCATTATTCTTTATATTCTATCCTTACTGA
- a CDS encoding winged helix-turn-helix transcriptional regulator — translation MDSMITQNKTTDTDNCNYICPVEATLDVIGGKWKPLILWQLKDDILRFNSLQQTLPGISPKMLTKQLRELEEDGIVKREMYPEIPPRVEYSLTDFGRTIIPVLEALAQWGIEYMDQKDTMK, via the coding sequence ATGGATAGCATGATTACTCAAAATAAAACAACGGACACAGACAATTGCAACTATATCTGTCCTGTGGAAGCCACACTTGACGTTATCGGAGGCAAGTGGAAACCCCTGATCCTGTGGCAACTCAAAGACGATATTCTCCGCTTTAATTCACTCCAGCAGACATTACCCGGCATTTCCCCTAAAATGCTCACAAAACAACTACGCGAGCTTGAGGAAGATGGCATTGTTAAACGCGAGATGTATCCTGAGATACCACCAAGGGTTGAGTATTCACTTACTGACTTTGGCAGAACGATCATTCCTGTGCTGGAAGCTTTGGCTCAGTGGGGCATAGAGTACATGGATCAGAAGGATACCATGAAATAA
- a CDS encoding flavodoxin family protein yields MKVVGFVGSPRKGGNTDVLVQQVLDGAVEAGADVEKFYINEMDFKGCQGCNYCRAVDACKLDDDMQKAYDALKKADGFVFGSPIYFFQFTGQMRQFIDRCWALVNPDFTPRIDGGKKAVVVGAQGNPEQGAFQSVFDEFSQILQMFGMDVKGTFVDVGHHAPGEVKENAELMGQAKTAGSQLFD; encoded by the coding sequence ATGAAGGTAGTAGGTTTTGTAGGAAGTCCAAGAAAAGGCGGAAATACAGATGTACTGGTCCAGCAAGTACTGGACGGGGCAGTTGAAGCAGGTGCGGATGTGGAGAAATTCTATATCAATGAGATGGATTTCAAAGGCTGTCAGGGCTGCAACTACTGCAGAGCAGTAGATGCCTGTAAACTCGATGACGATATGCAGAAAGCATATGATGCTCTTAAAAAGGCAGACGGTTTTGTATTTGGATCACCGATTTACTTCTTCCAGTTCACCGGCCAGATGCGCCAGTTCATTGACCGCTGCTGGGCACTGGTAAATCCTGATTTTACTCCACGTATCGACGGAGGTAAAAAAGCTGTCGTCGTAGGTGCACAGGGCAACCCCGAGCAGGGAGCTTTCCAGTCTGTGTTCGATGAATTCTCTCAGATACTGCAGATGTTTGGTATGGACGTAAAAGGTACATTTGTAGACGTAGGACACCATGCACCCGGTGAGGTAAAAGAAAACGCCGAGCTAATGGGGCAGGCTAAAACTGCCGGAAGCCAGCTTTTTGACTGA
- a CDS encoding EVE domain-containing protein, giving the protein MHEKPGYWLIVASRDHVLAGKEKSFVQVSHGKPTPLEKMEDGDWIVYYSPKLKHNGSKACQRLTAIARIIGEDIFQVSMSENFKPFRKKAEFLENIHEIEVRPLIPELDFIKDKEHWGLAFRNGFRHISKKDFMLICQKMNND; this is encoded by the coding sequence ATGCATGAAAAGCCCGGTTACTGGCTGATAGTTGCATCCAGGGACCATGTACTGGCAGGCAAAGAGAAAAGCTTTGTTCAGGTATCCCACGGGAAACCTACACCTCTGGAAAAGATGGAAGATGGAGACTGGATAGTCTATTATTCTCCAAAACTAAAGCACAATGGATCAAAAGCCTGCCAGAGATTAACAGCTATTGCCAGGATAATCGGCGAAGATATATTTCAGGTTTCCATGTCCGAAAACTTCAAACCCTTCAGGAAAAAAGCAGAATTCCTGGAAAATATCCATGAGATCGAAGTCAGACCCCTGATACCGGAACTTGATTTCATCAAAGACAAAGAACATTGGGGATTGGCATTCAGAAATGGTTTTCGTCATATAAGTAAAAAGGATTTTATGCTTATCTGTCAGAAAATGAACAATGACTAG
- a CDS encoding helix-turn-helix transcriptional regulator encodes MPLLETFGISEDKINLLLLLYDGPKKKKTILETLNISSQALVPSIKVLESNNIVVHYDGTYELSSIGKIAVDEIIPFLDTLEFLENNLDYLAEHRLDFIPFHLLKRLRELCPYTIVRPHFSEAFEFNKKLEETTDASKTFRIATSLLLPTLPSFFAKWIDEGIDISVIVSEELLEKIRNEHVFIFQDLLTKRQIELMVFPGNMCFQTFVLNDYCFSCNLLNKKGSISGEQLISCNTEALKWGNELFEHYRECSLPVITI; translated from the coding sequence ATGCCGTTGCTTGAAACATTTGGTATATCGGAAGACAAGATCAATTTACTTCTGCTATTGTATGATGGCCCGAAGAAAAAGAAAACTATACTTGAAACGCTGAATATAAGCAGCCAGGCACTTGTTCCCTCAATAAAGGTACTTGAAAGCAACAATATAGTTGTACACTATGATGGCACATATGAACTTTCATCCATCGGGAAAATAGCGGTTGATGAAATAATTCCCTTCCTGGATACACTGGAATTTCTAGAGAACAATCTGGACTATCTTGCTGAACACAGGCTTGATTTCATTCCTTTCCATCTACTGAAGAGACTCCGGGAGCTGTGTCCCTACACTATAGTACGTCCCCACTTCTCAGAAGCTTTTGAATTCAACAAGAAACTTGAAGAAACCACAGATGCTTCTAAGACCTTCAGGATTGCCACATCCCTTTTACTTCCGACTCTCCCCTCTTTTTTTGCAAAATGGATCGATGAAGGAATAGATATATCGGTGATAGTTTCCGAAGAGCTGCTTGAAAAGATAAGAAACGAGCATGTATTTATTTTTCAGGATTTGCTGACAAAAAGGCAGATCGAACTTATGGTATTCCCGGGAAACATGTGCTTCCAGACATTTGTACTGAATGACTATTGTTTTTCGTGTAACCTTTTAAACAAAAAAGGTTCTATCTCCGGTGAACAGCTGATAAGCTGTAATACTGAAGCCTTAAAATGGGGAAACGAGCTTTTTGAACACTATAGAGAATGCTCTTTGCCAGTGATAACTATTTGA